From the Chitinophaga lutea genome, one window contains:
- a CDS encoding site-specific integrase, whose protein sequence is MCLDNGVPLETVSRMLGHTNLRTTQIYARVTRRNISVNMDGLEKILFKGKGEFRVAKLRELYKRYKIAA, encoded by the coding sequence ATTTGTCTGGATAACGGCGTTCCGTTAGAAACGGTAAGTCGGATGCTGGGGCATACAAATTTACGAACGACACAGATTTACGCTCGCGTTACCCGCCGAAACATCAGTGTAAATATGGATGGGCTTGAAAAGATCCTTTTTAAAGGTAAAGGGGAATTTAGGGTTGCGAAGTTGCGGGAACTCTATAAGCGTTACAAAATCGCGGCTTAG
- a CDS encoding cyclic nucleotide-binding domain-containing protein — MSDGDVIIAIESFFMQHRSRERLITLEKTECIALHVEDLHILREKHPSFNFVELMLTRHYYQQAFNRTKCLRKDAKGKYQSKDHPLPHPFMYLAAF; from the coding sequence ATGTCCGACGGCGATGTGATCATAGCCATCGAAAGCTTCTTCATGCAGCACCGCAGCCGCGAGCGTCTAATAACGCTTGAAAAAACGGAATGTATCGCCCTGCATGTGGAAGACCTGCATATATTACGCGAGAAACACCCCTCTTTCAACTTCGTGGAGCTTATGCTCACCCGGCATTACTACCAGCAGGCGTTTAACCGCACCAAGTGCCTCAGAAAGGACGCTAAAGGGAAATACCAGAGTAAGGACCATCCCCTCCCTCACCCATTTATGTATTTGGCGGCTTTTTGA
- a CDS encoding Crp/Fnr family transcriptional regulator: MHDSLISYINRYAGSPLTSQEEELVRTTFTPKRLKKRQYLLQEGDVCKHFCFIVSGAMRQYSVDEKGIEHVIQLGIETWWMGDRESIVMHTPSKYNIDAWENCELLIISYADTIRLLDQVPSIRKMLQMMEERNSIANQKRLNSTISLAADSRYADFVREYPDFLQRFPLHIIASYLGITKETLSRVRKGTIL; encoded by the coding sequence ATGCATGATTCACTGATTTCATATATCAATAGGTACGCAGGTAGCCCCCTGACATCCCAGGAAGAGGAACTTGTCCGAACGACCTTCACCCCCAAGCGACTTAAAAAACGCCAATATCTACTCCAAGAGGGAGATGTCTGCAAACATTTCTGCTTCATCGTAAGCGGGGCAATGAGGCAGTACAGCGTTGATGAGAAGGGAATCGAGCATGTTATACAATTGGGCATAGAAACGTGGTGGATGGGCGATAGGGAAAGCATAGTCATGCACACCCCATCAAAATACAACATCGATGCCTGGGAAAATTGCGAGCTGCTCATCATTAGTTATGCAGATACCATCCGCTTACTCGACCAGGTACCCTCGATAAGGAAGATGCTGCAGATGATGGAAGAGAGAAACTCCATCGCCAACCAGAAGCGCCTGAATTCCACGATCAGCCTTGCCGCAGACTCCCGATATGCAGATTTTGTAAGGGAGTATCCCGATTTCCTGCAGCGATTTCCACTGCATATCATTGCATCCTATCTTGGGATTACCAAGGAAACACTGAGCAGGGTACGCAAGGGTACTATACTTTGA
- a CDS encoding nuclear transport factor 2 family protein codes for MKQLKNVIPVNSTESNKQIVLQAYASLKADNVEGYFNAMADDITLTYFGNHLFTGTYHGKKDILDNYVPVLLNRLAGPIRITVTNVIAEGDQVFVEAEGESKTQDGLDYNNKYGIILRLKDGKITQVREYMDTELVKTIFG; via the coding sequence ATGAAACAATTAAAAAATGTCATTCCGGTAAATTCAACTGAGTCAAACAAACAAATCGTATTACAGGCCTACGCCTCTCTAAAGGCAGACAATGTTGAGGGCTACTTCAACGCCATGGCCGACGACATCACGCTTACCTACTTTGGCAACCACCTGTTCACCGGGACCTACCATGGCAAGAAGGATATCCTGGACAACTACGTGCCTGTGTTGCTCAACCGCCTTGCCGGCCCGATTAGGATCACCGTTACCAATGTGATTGCAGAAGGTGATCAGGTCTTCGTCGAGGCAGAGGGCGAATCAAAAACCCAGGATGGATTGGATTACAATAACAAGTATGGAATAATACTCCGCTTAAAGGATGGAAAGATCACCCAGGTCCGTGAATACATGGACACAGAGCTCGTTAAAACCATCTTCGGATAA
- a CDS encoding alpha/beta fold hydrolase yields the protein MKKLILAICIAIGLGQPVWSQGNRMPASLQRQEYIEVEKNVRLHVTDLGEGRPIVLVHGWPLSDAMYEYQYQYLSRKGFRVIGITLRGFGKSDKPYGKYDFDVFSDDIKVVLEKLKVQDAVLGGFSMGGAVVIHYLIKYNSAHVSKLALFAAAAPSWKQREGFPYGISDADAAGLIKQTMTSRQDLIAGFGSAFPAKADGLTKNEEKWLESINLEASPYATTESIIALRDLDLRPGLSKIKVPTAIFHGTQDKLCDFAFAGILQKGIKDSYIVRFEKSGHSLFLEERDKFNEELEKFAR from the coding sequence ATGAAAAAATTAATTTTAGCAATCTGTATTGCGATAGGCCTTGGCCAACCGGTTTGGTCACAGGGGAATAGAATGCCTGCATCATTGCAAAGGCAAGAGTACATCGAGGTGGAAAAGAATGTACGCCTACACGTGACAGACCTTGGGGAAGGCAGGCCAATTGTATTGGTGCATGGCTGGCCCTTGAGTGATGCCATGTATGAATATCAATATCAATATCTTTCCCGAAAGGGGTTTAGAGTGATAGGGATTACTCTCAGGGGCTTTGGCAAGTCTGATAAGCCCTACGGAAAATATGACTTTGATGTTTTTTCAGATGACATAAAGGTGGTCCTTGAAAAACTAAAGGTCCAGGATGCCGTGTTGGGCGGATTCTCGATGGGTGGGGCGGTGGTGATCCATTACCTGATCAAATATAATTCGGCCCATGTTAGTAAACTTGCCCTGTTTGCTGCCGCCGCACCATCTTGGAAACAGCGGGAAGGTTTCCCCTATGGGATATCTGATGCCGATGCAGCAGGTTTGATCAAGCAGACAATGACAAGCAGGCAGGACCTTATTGCTGGTTTTGGAAGCGCCTTTCCTGCAAAGGCCGATGGTTTAACAAAAAATGAGGAAAAATGGCTGGAGAGCATCAATTTAGAAGCATCACCTTATGCCACGACGGAATCCATCATTGCGTTGCGTGACCTTGACCTAAGGCCGGGTCTATCAAAGATCAAGGTTCCCACGGCCATATTCCATGGTACCCAGGATAAGTTGTGCGACTTCGCATTTGCAGGGATATTGCAAAAAGGTATCAAGGATTCATACATAGTGAGGTTTGAAAAAAGTGGCCATTCATTGTTTTTGGAGGAACGGGATAAGTTCAATGAGGAACTTGAAAAATTTGCAAGGTAG
- a CDS encoding Fic family protein codes for MIHLVFVKIHPRADGNGRSARLLEKWFLAVKLGKRHGLYNRKSIITSTIRRITIISVCWV; via the coding sequence ATGATACACCTGGTGTTTGTAAAGATCCACCCCCGGGCAGATGGCAATGGGCGAAGCGCTAGATTGCTGGAAAAGTGGTTTCTGGCGGTGAAGTTGGGGAAAAGGCATGGTTTGTACAATCGGAAAAGTATTATTACGAGCACCATCAGGCGTATTACGATAATATCCGTTTGCTGGGTTTGA
- a CDS encoding Fic family protein gives MKDFAISLYLARKPRIFSNRDGGSESLPDYTRKIDDLYTAYQYVKDAPFDRQTLVEAHKLLTRHILPLSSQGRFRNQNMYVTTSDGRIEYVAASPFSVATEMEKLYADITTLQDTPLSIAETFFFPV, from the coding sequence TTGAAGGATTTCGCTATATCGCTTTATCTCGCTCGAAAACCGCGAATTTTCAGTAACCGAGATGGTGGTAGTGAAAGCCTGCCCGACTATACCCGAAAGATCGATGATCTGTATACAGCCTATCAATATGTAAAAGACGCGCCCTTTGACCGGCAAACGTTAGTTGAAGCCCATAAATTGCTGACCCGGCACATCCTTCCCTTATCTTCCCAGGGTAGATTTCGTAACCAAAATATGTACGTAACGACCAGTGACGGGCGGATTGAATATGTGGCCGCGTCTCCCTTCTCAGTGGCTACCGAAATGGAGAAATTATATGCTGATATCACCACATTGCAGGATACGCCGTTGTCGATTGCCGAAACATTCTTTTTTCCAGTATGA
- a CDS encoding C25 family cysteine peptidase gives MSTEKKPLNGSPVAGEKQSITNLQTIRTQVLQDRTLFNMQAVGRNYKLAQAYKSVRNLKLMDQNNLALKSFADYLTINKKFLDLLPLIEEKPRPSYPVNEAYLNTYSWLRHPRGKVLVLVHTDVYTATKDKVERYVLDLGRDGYWATVHVVKGGKPSYIRNYIKGKNPVGVVMVGAIPPAWFEMSDDFYGASTEFPCDLFYMDTNGTWTDSDADGKYNAVTGDVIPEIWVGRIWTPTLNGNDPALINNYFDRNHLFRTGNLGHSRSALAYVEDDWTGFDDCEMDLMTPASYITKYTNPDITDADLYKVEVNKTRSFVQLCSHSSPHSHSFRIPSTSSTEWINTAYFRDERAPNAHFYNLFCCSTARFTESDYLGGWYIFDKSGGETNYGLTAVGSTKTGSMLFFADFYDPIGKGKCIGDAMVDWWKARGSDHDLGERQWFYGMSILGDPTLTWWKGAVPRPLEPAEGSVFHHFPRTMTFKWAPVNIPGATYSIEIDAHGAVNAGQWAAQSFRSFAVYHGITGTTFNHNFVGAQPGRWRVRAKIGDRYCAWSCWCYFRFTI, from the coding sequence ATGTCTACCGAAAAAAAACCTCTCAACGGCAGCCCTGTTGCCGGAGAAAAACAATCCATCACCAACCTGCAGACCATCCGTACGCAGGTGCTGCAAGACCGTACCCTTTTTAACATGCAGGCCGTGGGCCGCAACTACAAACTGGCCCAGGCATACAAAAGCGTGCGAAACCTGAAGCTGATGGACCAGAACAACCTGGCCCTGAAAAGCTTCGCCGATTACCTTACCATCAATAAAAAATTCCTCGACCTGCTCCCCCTCATCGAGGAAAAACCACGCCCTTCCTACCCCGTTAACGAGGCCTACCTCAACACCTACAGCTGGCTCCGCCACCCGCGCGGCAAGGTGCTGGTGCTCGTGCATACAGACGTATATACCGCCACCAAAGACAAAGTGGAACGTTATGTGCTCGACCTCGGCCGCGACGGCTATTGGGCTACCGTACACGTGGTGAAAGGCGGCAAACCGTCTTACATCCGCAACTACATCAAAGGCAAAAACCCTGTTGGCGTTGTGATGGTAGGCGCCATCCCGCCGGCCTGGTTCGAAATGAGCGACGACTTTTACGGCGCGTCCACCGAATTCCCCTGTGATTTATTTTACATGGACACCAACGGCACCTGGACCGATTCCGACGCAGACGGAAAATACAACGCCGTTACCGGCGACGTGATACCCGAGATCTGGGTAGGCCGCATCTGGACGCCCACACTCAACGGCAACGACCCCGCCCTCATCAACAACTACTTCGACCGTAACCACCTCTTCCGCACCGGCAATCTCGGCCATTCCCGTTCGGCGCTGGCGTATGTGGAAGACGACTGGACCGGTTTCGACGATTGCGAGATGGACCTGATGACCCCCGCTTCCTATATCACCAAATACACCAATCCCGACATCACCGACGCCGATCTGTACAAAGTGGAAGTGAACAAAACCCGCTCCTTCGTGCAGCTTTGTTCGCACTCTTCTCCCCACTCCCATTCATTCCGCATCCCGTCCACCAGCAGCACCGAATGGATCAACACCGCGTACTTCCGCGACGAGCGCGCCCCCAATGCGCACTTCTATAACCTCTTCTGCTGCAGCACAGCGAGGTTCACGGAAAGCGACTACCTCGGCGGCTGGTACATTTTCGACAAATCCGGCGGCGAAACCAACTACGGCCTTACGGCGGTAGGCAGCACCAAAACCGGCTCCATGTTGTTCTTTGCAGACTTCTACGACCCGATCGGGAAAGGGAAATGCATCGGCGATGCGATGGTAGACTGGTGGAAAGCCCGGGGCAGCGACCACGACCTCGGCGAGCGCCAATGGTTCTACGGCATGAGCATATTAGGGGACCCCACCCTCACCTGGTGGAAAGGCGCGGTGCCCCGTCCGCTGGAGCCTGCAGAAGGCAGCGTATTCCATCATTTCCCGCGCACCATGACCTTCAAATGGGCGCCCGTGAACATCCCCGGCGCCACCTACAGCATCGAGATCGATGCGCATGGCGCGGTGAATGCAGGCCAGTGGGCCGCACAGTCGTTCCGGAGCTTCGCCGTCTATCACGGCATCACCGGCACTACGTTCAATCACAATTTCGTGGGAGCACAACCGGGCCGCTGGCGTGTACGCGCCAAGATCGGCGACCGGTATTGCGCATGGAGTTGCTGGTGCTACTTCCGCTTCACCATCTAG
- a CDS encoding cyclase family protein, which yields MATIIDLSKPIRYNRSDPWFMRVKIKHKPHHKAKWLIRLVGLPFRLFPSGFSGWADDTIQKMGVHATTHVDAPWHYSPVVDGQKAKTIDEIPLDWCYGNGVVLDMTHKADFDPITADDVRKSLAQINVTLQPGMIVLIKTGRDRFNGTPDFHKKGTGMSKEATSWLIGQGIKMMGIDQWGWDLPLPYMISQAKLTGNRELFWEAHLVGQREEYCHMEQLVNLDALPPSGFKVCVFPLKIVGASAAPARVVAILEH from the coding sequence ATGGCAACCATCATCGATCTGTCGAAACCTATCCGCTACAACCGCTCCGATCCCTGGTTCATGCGCGTAAAAATCAAACACAAACCGCATCACAAGGCAAAATGGCTCATCAGGCTGGTGGGCCTTCCTTTCAGATTATTCCCTTCGGGGTTTTCCGGCTGGGCGGATGACACCATTCAAAAAATGGGCGTTCACGCCACCACGCACGTGGACGCTCCCTGGCACTACAGTCCCGTGGTAGATGGCCAGAAAGCGAAAACGATCGATGAGATACCGCTCGACTGGTGCTACGGCAACGGGGTGGTGCTGGACATGACCCACAAAGCGGACTTCGATCCCATCACGGCAGACGATGTACGAAAAAGCCTCGCGCAGATCAACGTTACCCTGCAACCGGGCATGATCGTACTGATCAAAACGGGGCGGGACCGCTTTAACGGCACGCCTGACTTTCATAAAAAAGGGACCGGCATGAGCAAAGAGGCTACCAGCTGGCTGATCGGCCAGGGCATCAAAATGATGGGCATCGATCAATGGGGCTGGGACCTGCCGCTTCCTTACATGATCAGCCAGGCAAAACTGACCGGCAACCGGGAACTGTTCTGGGAAGCGCACCTGGTCGGGCAGCGGGAAGAATACTGCCATATGGAACAACTCGTAAACCTGGATGCACTGCCGCCTTCCGGTTTCAAGGTATGCGTGTTCCCGCTGAAGATCGTTGGCGCTTCAGCGGCGCCGGCAAGGGTAGTGGCGATACTGGAGCATTGA
- a CDS encoding MmcQ/YjbR family DNA-binding protein encodes MISVETFKAMCLALPEVQEVTHGGSPAFRTKRRIFATLWPDQNPANAAITKPSANFGFTPEEQAAFCNSAPDSFLPVPGGWGRQGWTTVKLWKVKKKMLESAIHSAWYGAAPPKLQEQYRLENGLE; translated from the coding sequence ATGATTTCCGTTGAAACATTTAAGGCGATGTGCCTGGCCCTGCCTGAAGTGCAGGAGGTGACGCACGGGGGTTCCCCGGCTTTCCGGACAAAGCGCCGCATTTTTGCCACGCTATGGCCGGACCAGAACCCGGCGAATGCCGCCATTACCAAACCCAGCGCCAATTTCGGCTTTACGCCGGAGGAGCAGGCGGCCTTCTGCAATTCCGCGCCTGACAGTTTTTTACCGGTGCCCGGCGGATGGGGCCGCCAGGGATGGACTACGGTAAAACTCTGGAAGGTCAAAAAGAAAATGCTCGAAAGCGCCATTCACAGCGCGTGGTATGGCGCCGCTCCACCCAAACTGCAGGAGCAGTACCGCCTCGAAAACGGGCTGGAGTAA
- a CDS encoding DeoR/GlpR family DNA-binding transcription regulator has translation MDINTQDQLPPVSLTKKARKELIIKQVNIHTRITYADLVSLINVSEDTIRRDVNELADDGEVVKIKGGAMSIAYHYGHDSQTYAQNNKVAIADKTLQLLRDDMIVLIGGGTTIREFIKKIPANLRATFITVNVLSAVELLDKPMIKTIVIGGQISTYSQMTVSGEVFEYLSNIRADLCIIGTNAIDPANGLTDSDWETIQVKKAMIKAADKVAILAISEKLNSSMKMKIADLQEIDYLITELPADSADLQPYKAKNLTIL, from the coding sequence ATGGATATTAATACACAGGACCAGTTACCCCCTGTTTCGCTGACCAAAAAAGCACGTAAAGAACTGATCATCAAACAGGTAAACATCCACACCCGGATTACTTACGCAGACCTGGTTAGCCTGATCAATGTTTCGGAGGATACGATCCGCCGGGACGTGAACGAGTTGGCGGACGACGGAGAGGTGGTAAAAATCAAGGGCGGCGCGATGTCTATTGCCTATCATTACGGGCACGACTCGCAGACCTATGCGCAGAACAACAAGGTGGCCATTGCGGACAAAACCCTGCAGCTGCTGCGCGACGATATGATCGTGCTGATCGGCGGCGGCACCACCATCCGCGAATTCATCAAAAAAATACCCGCTAACCTGCGCGCCACTTTTATTACGGTCAACGTGCTGAGCGCCGTGGAGCTGCTCGACAAACCCATGATCAAAACCATCGTGATCGGCGGGCAGATTTCCACCTACAGCCAGATGACGGTGAGCGGCGAGGTATTTGAATACCTGTCGAACATCCGGGCGGATCTCTGCATCATCGGCACCAATGCCATCGACCCGGCCAACGGGCTTACCGATTCCGACTGGGAAACCATACAGGTGAAAAAGGCGATGATCAAGGCGGCCGATAAAGTGGCGATACTCGCCATTTCGGAGAAGCTGAACTCTTCCATGAAAATGAAAATAGCCGACCTCCAGGAGATCGACTACCTGATCACGGAACTGCCGGCAGACAGTGCGGACCTCCAGCCTTACAAAGCGAAAAATCTCACGATATTATAA
- a CDS encoding SusC/RagA family TonB-linked outer membrane protein has translation MKTITHVAFRNLLLLLCSVLFFMESTAQSPNPVQLSGTVTSAADGQPVIGATITLANAKNVGAVTDPQGHFTLRVPASHGPVQLIVTFIGYERKTINVPAGQTQVDIALGENTKALNEVVVTALGIKKQRKAVTYAMTEVKGSEFTQAREINVADALTGKIAGVNASSLAGGPGSSSRVVIRGNGSFGSDNQPLYVINGMPIDNSTPNVPASGNASIGLNADRGDGIAGINPDDIESITVLKGATASALYGSRAANGVIMITTKKGVKQKGIGVDFNSTLTVETPSIIPDWQYEYGQGQKGLKPVTQADAIASGRLSFGPRIDGANSMQFDGVSRPYTAQKNNIKNFYRTGTTFTNTIAASGGGDFGTYRLSLSDMNNYGLVPHQQLNKKIFSLSLTGNLHKRVTVEGYAQYNIEKAVNRANVSDAPGNPNWGTYMLANTVDVRNLAPGYNTLTGAETLWNPSGFASNPYFVVNRFVNNDDRRRFIGNVSVKFNILDNLFLRGRVNHDFTDVGWTGIVPTGTAYAPKGFFQQQTNGITETNGELTLNYSGRLGKNFTLDAMAGGNQRKAKTNNVILLGTDFSVPNFYDPSNVVSLTTTNQNIRSAVNSVFGSVDLGYKDMLFLTATGRNDWFSTLDPRDNNIFYPSIGASFLLSEAVKLPGWINYAKVRASWAQVGGGTPAAYVLTQTYSLVPGGGHLGQPLQTPTQTVGTTSGLLNAPNASLKPYTSTTYEAGLEARFLGGRLSADLAVYNRRTTDDIVQVSISPASGYNTTFLNVGEMNNKGIELMLSGTAVKQPDFSWDVTFTGSYNKNEVLKLADGLDRIQMDVAVNSYAFIFAEVGKPYSTIKGYKVKKNAEGKTMYNKANGFELTTGLEDLGTGVSPWSGGINNSFSYKRFNLSFLIDGKFGGHVYSGTNLYATRFGLHRITLPGREGGLTVTGVDDENKPFTRTFTYNNDLQAYYDNYKFQSERFIYSSDFIKLRQVILGYSLPANLFSFAKFQSVSLSLVGRNLLILHKKAPNIDPESTFNNSNAQGFEMFGVPRTRSFGLNLMVKL, from the coding sequence ATGAAAACAATAACACACGTGGCTTTCCGTAACCTGCTATTGCTGCTGTGCAGTGTGCTGTTTTTCATGGAAAGTACCGCTCAGTCTCCCAATCCCGTACAGCTCTCCGGTACGGTCACCAGTGCAGCAGACGGACAACCCGTCATCGGCGCCACCATCACGCTGGCCAACGCAAAAAATGTGGGAGCCGTCACCGATCCGCAGGGGCATTTTACCCTCCGTGTACCCGCCTCGCATGGCCCCGTTCAGCTCATTGTCACTTTCATCGGTTATGAACGCAAAACGATCAATGTACCTGCGGGTCAAACGCAGGTGGACATTGCCCTGGGTGAGAACACCAAAGCGCTGAACGAAGTGGTGGTGACCGCACTCGGCATCAAAAAACAACGCAAGGCCGTGACCTACGCCATGACGGAAGTGAAAGGCAGCGAATTCACGCAGGCCCGTGAAATCAATGTGGCGGACGCCCTCACCGGAAAAATCGCCGGGGTCAACGCGTCGAGCCTTGCCGGCGGCCCGGGCAGCTCCAGCCGCGTGGTGATCCGCGGCAACGGCTCCTTCGGGAGCGACAACCAGCCACTGTACGTGATCAACGGCATGCCCATCGACAACAGCACGCCCAACGTGCCCGCCAGCGGCAACGCTTCCATCGGGCTGAATGCGGACCGTGGCGATGGCATCGCGGGCATCAACCCGGACGATATCGAGTCCATCACCGTACTGAAAGGCGCGACCGCTTCGGCGCTGTATGGTTCCCGCGCGGCGAACGGCGTGATCATGATCACCACCAAAAAAGGCGTGAAACAAAAAGGCATCGGGGTCGATTTCAACTCCACTCTCACGGTGGAAACACCTTCCATCATCCCGGACTGGCAATATGAATACGGCCAGGGACAGAAAGGCCTCAAACCGGTTACGCAGGCAGACGCCATTGCGTCGGGCCGGCTTTCATTCGGGCCCCGCATCGACGGCGCCAACTCCATGCAGTTCGATGGCGTGAGCCGCCCGTACACCGCGCAGAAAAACAATATCAAAAACTTCTACAGAACGGGCACCACGTTTACCAATACCATCGCCGCTTCCGGCGGCGGTGACTTTGGTACCTACCGCCTGTCGCTGTCGGACATGAATAACTACGGCCTCGTGCCGCATCAGCAGCTCAATAAAAAGATCTTCTCGCTGTCGCTCACCGGCAACCTGCACAAACGGGTAACGGTGGAAGGATACGCGCAGTACAACATCGAAAAGGCGGTGAACCGCGCCAACGTATCCGATGCGCCGGGCAACCCCAACTGGGGCACTTACATGCTCGCCAATACGGTGGACGTGCGCAACCTCGCGCCCGGTTACAATACGCTCACCGGTGCGGAAACGCTGTGGAACCCCTCCGGTTTCGCCAGCAACCCGTACTTCGTGGTGAACCGGTTTGTGAACAACGACGACCGCCGCCGTTTCATCGGGAATGTGAGCGTGAAGTTCAATATCCTCGACAACCTGTTCCTCCGCGGCCGCGTGAACCACGACTTCACGGACGTGGGCTGGACGGGCATTGTGCCCACCGGCACGGCATATGCGCCAAAAGGGTTTTTCCAGCAGCAGACCAACGGCATCACCGAAACCAATGGCGAACTGACGCTGAACTACAGCGGCCGTCTTGGCAAAAACTTCACGCTCGATGCGATGGCGGGTGGCAACCAGCGCAAAGCCAAAACGAACAACGTGATTTTGCTCGGCACCGATTTTTCCGTGCCCAACTTTTATGACCCTTCCAACGTGGTGAGCCTCACCACCACCAACCAGAATATCCGCTCCGCCGTGAACTCGGTATTCGGTTCGGTGGACCTGGGGTATAAAGACATGTTGTTCCTCACCGCCACGGGCCGCAACGACTGGTTCTCCACCCTCGACCCACGCGACAACAACATCTTTTATCCTTCCATCGGCGCCAGCTTCCTCCTCTCCGAAGCCGTCAAATTACCGGGGTGGATCAACTACGCCAAAGTGCGCGCCTCCTGGGCGCAGGTAGGCGGCGGCACGCCGGCGGCGTATGTGCTCACGCAAACGTACAGCCTCGTGCCCGGTGGCGGCCACCTGGGCCAGCCGCTGCAAACGCCCACCCAAACCGTGGGCACCACTTCCGGTTTGCTGAACGCGCCCAACGCCTCCCTCAAACCGTATACTTCCACCACGTACGAAGCCGGCCTGGAAGCGCGTTTCCTCGGCGGCAGACTGAGCGCCGACCTCGCCGTGTATAACCGCCGCACGACGGACGACATCGTGCAGGTGAGCATTTCACCGGCATCCGGTTATAACACCACTTTCCTCAACGTGGGCGAGATGAACAACAAAGGCATCGAACTGATGCTGAGCGGCACGGCGGTGAAACAACCGGACTTCAGCTGGGATGTGACGTTCACCGGCTCTTACAATAAAAACGAAGTGCTGAAGCTGGCCGACGGGCTCGACCGCATTCAAATGGACGTAGCGGTAAACAGCTACGCGTTCATCTTCGCGGAAGTAGGCAAACCTTACAGCACCATCAAAGGATATAAAGTGAAGAAGAATGCCGAAGGCAAAACCATGTACAACAAAGCCAACGGGTTCGAGCTCACCACCGGGCTGGAAGATCTCGGCACCGGCGTATCGCCCTGGTCCGGCGGGATCAACAACAGTTTCAGTTATAAACGTTTTAACCTCAGTTTCCTGATCGACGGGAAATTCGGCGGGCATGTGTATTCCGGCACCAACCTCTACGCTACGCGTTTCGGGCTGCACCGGATCACGCTGCCGGGGCGTGAAGGCGGGCTGACCGTGACCGGCGTGGACGACGAGAACAAACCCTTCACCAGAACCTTTACGTACAACAACGATCTGCAGGCGTATTACGATAACTACAAGTTCCAGTCGGAGCGTTTCATCTATTCCTCCGATTTCATCAAGCTGCGACAGGTGATACTGGGTTACAGCCTGCCGGCGAACCTGTTTTCGTTCGCGAAGTTCCAGTCGGTATCGCTTTCACTGGTGGGCCGCAACCTGCTGATCCTGCACAAAAAAGCGCCGAACATCGATCCGGAGTCTACGTTCAACAACTCCAATGCACAGGGCTTTGAAATGTTCGGCGTGCCGCGTACCCGCAGCTTCGGCCTGAACCTGATGGTTAAATTGTAA